TCGCTGTTGCTCGTCGAGCTGAGTGACATACTCGTCGCACCGTTTGGCAAAAATGGCTCTCAGTGAGGCAAACGTAGCCGCGTCTTCCTTGAGTGCCTTGAGCTCATTTCTGAGTTTCATCATGGTTTCTGTAACAATGACCTTCTCGTTCTCGTACTTCTGTTTGAGATTGGCCAGAGCGATCTCGGCAGTGGACTTGTTGGCTTTGAGCACGCTCCTGAGTGTGGCAATTTGTTCTCTCTTGGTGGACAACATGGCTTTGAGTTTAACAATTTGTTCTTGCAACTCCAAAACGTCCGAACTCTCCGAGTCGTCTCCACGCTGTCGGGACACCTCCATGAGATGTTCCACAGCTCGCTTGAGATATTTCACTTGATCCATGATTGTCTCTGACAGTTTGTAGCAGGAGATAGGATCTCCCTTACTTTCACTACTAGAAATGTCTttcttggattttgattttttagattTGGTCTTTGGTGAAGTCTCATCTGATTTTTCATCATCTTTCTCCTCTTCTTTCTCCTCACCATTCTCTTGCCGCGCCAGTTGTGACGATGCCTTGGCATGGTCCAACATGACTCGGCTTGGTGTTTCACCTGTGACTTCACACACGAGATGATAAAGCTGTGCAAGCTCCTCTGTAACCCTGACTAACTCGTCCTGAGTCGTGTTCAGACTGCCTTGAGCTTCTCCAGCAGCCAGGGTCATCGTCTTCAGATCTTTCTCCAAATCTTTGATCAGCTCTTCATATTGATTACACTTGCTCCTCAAATCATTGATTGCACTGTCAAACTCCTTGTTACCTTGCTTTGAACCACTATGACCTTTTTCCTGAAGTTTATTGATCTCGCTCTGTAAGTGGCTAATCTCAGACAGAGCTGTTGAGTATTTCTTCTCATTGGAGAACAAGTTCTTCTTCATCTCGAGCAGAGCCCTCTTCTCCGGATCGCTTTCCTTAGCAATAAGTTCTTCCAAAGATTCCTCCACTCCTGGAGATTCCGGGGAACTTATcacagaggaaatctgggcctTCAATTGATCGGCCCGACTCTTCTGCTCGATGAGGTCCCTCTGTGTGTCCTCAATGAGTTTCTGAGCCTCCTCGAGGGCATTCTGAAGCTCCGACTTCTCGGACTCACTCTGCTCCAATAGCTGTTCCAACTTCTTCACCTCGTTCTCCTGGATCTCACTCAGAATGTCATTTACCTTACCCGGCCCAGGCTTGACAGGTGACTTTGTGTCGTCCTTCTTGAAATCTGCCTGTAACCTTCGCAGGGACGGATTTTCACTGTCGTCCTCCTCTGGGGCGACCCCGTTGTCTTGATGCATCGACCTGGGTAGCCCCTCTGTGAGACCCCCCAGCTGAGCGAGGTTACTCAAATTAAACATGGACTCCTGATTAAGCCTGGTGTCCAGTTCCTTTTTGAGGGCGTGTTTTTGCTCTCGCTCATGTTGGAGAGCTGCGATTGCTTCCTCGTAGTTTTtgtccacaattttttttaaattgacagCATCATCCAGCTGTACATTTAGGTCGTCTGCCTCTTCTTGGAGTCGCTTTACTTCATGCTTCATagctggaaaaaaaataatttgtgagAGTTTCATTGATTTCTGAGTTGCAAGTAATTACTCGGCATTTGTAATAAGTGAGCTGAAGAAAACCAGTTTAATTTAAACTGTCTCaaacatttataaattcatCCAAATATTATATCAATAGTTTAAATGATCTCTTAAAACAGTGAATAATCTGCCTTGGTGTGAATGAAAAATCTTGAataatagaatatttttaatcatcATCTTCATAATATTTCATCCAAGCTTATGAAAGGTTaacatttaaaaagttaacGATATTTTTTCCTGAAACCAGTTTCCTACCCTCGAACTCCACCTGGCTCTGCTTGAGTTGAGACACCTGCTTCTGGAGGTTGATGTTTTCATCCTCGAGCTCCGCGTAGTCCACGAGATTCCTGTTCTCTCGGATCTTGTACTCGCGAATCTCGTTCTTGATCTGCCGCCTCTGCTCCTCCAGGCTGTCATTGTGCTGCTGACACTCGAGCAGTGCTGAGTTCAGGCGCTCGTTTTCAGATGAGAAGCGCTCGAGTGCCTGCTTGCAGGTCTTGAGTTCTGTCTCGTACTCGATGAGGGTGGACTTGTAACTTTCTTCCCGTGTGGCAGCTTCCTGTAGGACCGAGTCCTCATGGTGGATCCCGGACTTCTGCTGCTTCCGAAAAGTGTCCTGGTGTTTACTTAAGGCCTACAATAAAAGTTAACATATTTATCAGTTAGCAGAAAAGGAAATTAATACAGATATCATCTCATAAAGTTAACACAGTTGGTGAAAGCGAAAGATTTACTGTATCCTCCTTCTTCACCCCCATCACTATCAATCTTATTCTACAAGCAATGAAAAGTgaatagaaaatatataaacagcCATTTATTTTGATCAATGAGCACTTCTTTTGGAATAGATGAAACTAGAGCTGATTAAAAGGcggcatttttttaaaaatacaacattGATGATGGGAGTTTAAGGTCACGACACAGTCTCGACAGTTCATTGGATGTCTTTAGCTAAGTTTGCTAATCtgtattaattttagttttcaccAAATGCAAACTGTGTACAGGTTTATTTTCGCCTtgtgtaatttttgcccttctacacttgcataCAGTTTTGCTCCATCTTGAAtttgcacacacacacacagttttGTTAAATGGAGATAGATTGAGACAATGGAATTTGCCTAGTCTTAAATTAGCCAGCTGACAATGATCATAGTGAAAGAAGCAAAGAATTAAACGgaggcgaatatttccctgtatacagtatttaaaTCTTATAGGAGCTTACACTTGTAAGCAAAAGAACAAATAAGCAGATGATAATCAACAGATTGACCAATCTTTGATTGACAGGGAATAGAAAACTCATATGACCCTCATGTATCAATTAACGAAGTTTATCGATTCAGCAAAAAATTATCTGATTATAATAAACCCTTGTGATTATTGTCTAAAAATGTATGGCTCATATAGATGCACAGTTAATATACAGATTTCCAAAAAATTACACAACTGTAAACaatgtacttttttttctttctagaaaaCTTGGCTACATTGCACTACaatgcaatgtacatgtattgagttGGTTGGAAGTTTTTGTTCATATAACTTCCTGATATCACAATAGATCATTAACCTGGCTCCATTATTATCTCCTCCAACAGCAACCGTATGTTTTCACTTGGGAGGCCAGAGCAGTGTGTTTGAAGGAGATTCTCATCCTGATAGAAATCAGATAAACAAGTGACTGGTATACATGGTATACAGGTCTCATTATCGGTGATACAGCAGATCTCATTATGGGCAATATAGATTAAGATAGGGGGGTTATTTTGTGATGATGACAAAGATATTAATTACTAGTAGATCTTGTAAATAGGTTTTCCAAACTGAGGAATCATATCTTTTTTGTGGGGGTCAATGTTCTtgggtagccaaaatttttttggttcatggggatgtaatttcgttgTGCTTGAAGTTCGTTTGGATATATAAGAAGGAATAtcctttttacaatatattatatGTGTATTATGAAACTTTCATCTTTGTCCGTTGTCtagttttattcataaattcaataatctcattttttgaaagtttccTCTCTATCAATAGTAAGAGTCAATTCTTCAAAGAATATGGTGTCCAAGATAATACcataaaaagaatacatgtgAATACCTCAGAAACATTCATAATTACTATACTTTGACTTTGTGTATAAAATCTACACATTCAACGTTGAGCATATTTCAATCAACCTAATAGAAAACCCTCGCTTTCTACCGAGTGCCAGGATTCATTGATCACAACTACTACTCCATATCTATTTTCCTACTGCCCTTCTTCATGCTAGCCAAAGATGACACCCTCCCCCCCTCTTTTGAACACAGGGATTGGCACAGATCTATGTTCTTGTCTACCAAAGCTGCATCAAATCTGGAAAACTGATCCATAACATTACAACATAAAGACTTTGCTAATTCGAGACGTAGGAGATGTCAAGGCTACTCCTTTACAGTTGATTAACATGACTATGGTTAATTACCCTTAATCCATTGCtgcaatgttttgttatatTGGTTGATATTTCCCTGtctacaagagagagagagagagagagagagagagagttcactGGGGAGTATACAGattttatcatcatcatcagccACATTAAAACAGATGCAGACTTCCCTACTCTCCATTCATCTCCCCTTTAACATGATCCCAATTTACCATGACAAAGGGAACAGTTGTCTGGTTCTGAAACAGCTGCTATAACAAGCCCTCTTACTGCACCAGTCACAGCCAATGAAGGTCAGATGCAAATGGGGCATGTTATGACCTCACATGACCTTAATGACCCCAACACTTTGTATACCAGGCCAAACAATGAAATGTGATCAAATTTTGACAAGAATGCAtcagaaatgaacaaaaaaattactATGTTCTAAAATAGATTCTTAATATCAtagatgttttaaatttatatcagttTCTAAATATCATGAATGTTTCATTGGGTGATACTTTTATTATAGCTCTGTCTCAGAACCACTAATACCTAAAATATTGCACTGAGATGATGCAAATAAATTCAactttacatatacaaatgCTATTCAAGTCTTCCATTATCAATAAAGATATGTTTATTCACAATATCATTTATACAATATCTATACTCATGTGCACATACAATTTAAATCTGTATTCATGAGAGTCGACAATTACTGCTATATATAAATCAGAATTCCATCTTCATATGCAGCACTTGATATATGTATTGATTCCATCATGGTAGCCATGCTTTCTTTGAACTACAATATGCTACTATAGTTaccagaaaaaaatatcttagatTTCGCCCTGCTAGCTACCTGGCATGCAGGtataataacagtttaagtgaCCTGGAATCAATATCTCCAGATTAATATATATCAAAGGACATATAGACATTATTTGTGTCATTGGACAGGAGATCAAAATCAGGATTTGACAGGAAACTTGCTAAGCCAAGTTGACAGTTTACCTGTCCGGTCGAATCACTCTGACACACCTGTATCTACCTGTGCCCTACCTTGTGTCAGACAGAAGGTATTTACTACCTGTTGAGCTTATTTTGTAACagacaaatattttttccttcatttttGAACCCAAAAGACTTGGGGTTCATTACATGGGAATTTACCTCAGATACAAATGTGATGAAAATTAAACAGCCATTACATGTGGCTTTACCTGGGACAGGTAAATTACATACCTGTTGGTTACACCTCCCAGGTGAAATAATTAACGGTCCAGTTGGAATGAGTGGCAGTATAGAGTGATAATTGTTGATTTATTGTAAGATCAAAATGAGGGGAGCTATTTATCTGCCCATAAAGCATCACAAATTGTTTCTCTGAACAGAGTACCTTCCCcttgtttatatacatttaactGACTGTGGATGCAATAAAAAAGAGGACCAGACAAAATGCACATAATCATTTATCAAGTATGTGTTAATGAGGCCACAAATAATACTGAGCTCAGACATTTTCCGTTGTGCTATGAAACATATTTAAACTTAGATCATAAATGCAACAAAGGAGAGCTACACAAAATgcacatatatttatttaatatgtgtGCCTTTATGAGGTTCTAAAAACTGCCTAGTTCAAAACATTTTGctgacttttctttttttacacatACCAAAGCTTAGTGCTTTCTAAAACTCCAGAATGACTAtacaaataaaaagtataaacaCAGCTGCACAGCCTGGCCTTTTTtccaatctctctctctctctctctctctctctctctctctgggaccACAGTGCAaaacattttgacattttttaagaTCTCTTCCATCTCACTACAGTACAGTGGAGACCCTTAtaggtagtttttttttctgcacAGACATGTTACAAGGCTGACTGTGTTAGCAGTGAGCCCCCTGGCAGAACAGGACTTGTTTGACAAAGCTGCACACTGCAGGCCACCAGTCCTTAATTAAGTGAGCATTACCTGATCATTGTAGCTTAATTTAATTACATCCATTGTACTGGTAAATAATCTCACACAATTTATACAGAAAATTTAACTTAATTCACACAAtagattaatttaattaaatcttggtaatacatttatgattatAAACCTACAAATTAATGATAGCctaatattctttaaaaatctataattttttttttgggggggggggggggaatgaaCAGCTATCACATCATCCAGTTACCAAACAAAGGATGTTGAACACAAACATCACATCtttcaaattaatatatttttttttcaattcagtaAACATCATACAGTAATGTACATGGTGCATTAGGCTCCTGATCTTGATATAAACTTACAACCCTACATTAATGTATCAAGTCCAACATACAAAAATCAATTCTCCCCAATTCTAAATCAGCAACTGAAGATAAACAATAACATTTAATTCCTGAATGGAGAGTGTCTGAagtttcaagtacatgtacatattctcAAAAATAGAGTTTACCATCTTCACAGTAATTGTTCCTGCacaatcatttttcatttgtgtcatacatgtaagaaaaaaattaaaactgaattcCTTCCTACATGTATCTGTGAATTAGACATATTTATaataaagatttataaaattctGAAATCTACACAAAAAGGTATTTGAATGTATATAGTGTCCCTATTATAATTATGTCCTTGTATTATTCAATGCTGAAACTTCAAATGATGAAAAACAGATTCTGAAATATAAACACACAAAGACCAACACGAATGTGCAGAAGATCGACACACAGCAAACAAAACCAAAAGTCCAAAACCCCTCATAATTTTTAAACTGTGCAATCATGTGAAGAATAAAGTATCTAAACAAGCATTCAATATTGTCTGAGGTGACAGACTAGTGCATTATTTGGTTTCAAATTCCAACAGAATTGTCTCGATCAATTCAGTCACAAGAAACTTAAGTGAGAAAGGCCAAAAAAATAAGGTGTGGTGTGCAACTTAAAAGCTAAAAATTCAGAATGATGTTCTTTGTCACATGTTTACATGTCTACTTTATATCATGAAGCAAAAATCCCTCGTAGACTGATGTCTAGATTGGTTATTACATATACCCTGACCAGAAAGAAAGGAAGTGTGTGTAACCTCGTACCCAAGAGCCAGAGATAACATTTAAGACCACAGTCAATATTTACCCCTGTAACATTTGCCTGAAACTATTTATAAGATAATAAACATGAGAACAATATTGGTCACTGTAATCAGGCAATctgatacaaaattgtattaGTTAATCTTAATCCGTAGTCAAGTTTCATCAATGTAATTCAATGTATTTAATGCAGTATTCATAATATTCTAGATATCCCAAACACAGTGAATGGCATTATAtgtcaatgatattttttcGATGTAGAACAAGATTCGATGTAACAAGTATACCAGCATATTTATATCCTACATGCAAGAAACAACATACAGAAATGCATCGAACTGTAGTGCAGTCTCGTTACTTCTATTGTGGTAAAGTGAGTtactaaaaaaatgaaatatactaAACTGTATCAGGCACACAAATGATGAAATCACAGAAGTATGTAGGCATTACACAGCATGTAATAAGATACACACCTTCTTCTCTGAGAcagatgtatatatattagtCAACACAGTGACTCAGGCTTTGGAACATGCTTATAGCTTCACGTGTGTGCAACTATAGGCCTAATTTAATACAAACTCGttgaatgaaaatgttttcTGTTTGGTTTTGATTTGATTCACAGATTATAAGTTCTGTTTCGCTCATTTAGCTTTCCGTCAGATGCATATTAACAGTGTAATCAGGAAAATGCCGGTCAGATTGCATCACCAAATGAATTGTCCCTTGGCCGAACACATGTACAACATAGAcctaaataaaataatgaaatcttAAATCTATATCATTAAACCCCCTACCTCTTTGGCACAATCGAGCTCGTGTTTCACGGTTTCATAATGACCTTCTATCTCTTCTATCTGCAGACGCAGGCGTTCTTTTTCCTCTAGAACGGCCAAACCATATTCTGCAGCCTGCACTTTCTCCTGAGTTGTCTCCTGTAACTCGACTTGCAGACGTTCAATTTCTCTCCGAAGTTCATCGGGAGTTAGGTCACTTGTATTAATTTCCGACATTTTGTGTTTGAGGCCGATTTCTCTTCTTCATAAGGACGAAATTTTGGAAGAAAGTCTCACAAGGGCAGGTTTTCCATTCAGCCAGTCGCCATCTTAATTTATGCAGTTATGCGTATCACGTGACAACGGATACTGCTATTTTTGATCAATGGCGTAGCTAAAATACGAAAAAGAAGCGGGCATTTATTCTACAGTATGACTTGATGATGACTCTATGATTCTATGACAATCTAAATAGacaaatttaatcaatattaaGTATTTAATTAGTATAGGCTATATCattaatatttagtgaattatcgttataatggtgaaatctgtttttagaaataaattaattgtCTAATTTATCAAGTACATGTAGGCCTAAATAAGAAAACCCAAAAGACATATGTACACggttgcttttatttttttttttcattggcgCCCGTCTAAATCGATGtctaaaaaaattcaatccGTATAGAACTTAACATAATTTATACCGTTTATATTAAACATTGATCAATCTTAGAggattaacaattttttttacacttatCTAATAaaatgtggggtttttttgggggggttttgttgttgtttttttactgaataaaatgcattttacaCGAAAATAAAGGGCACCTATGAGGTATCAAGCATGGAAActtattgtttacatgtacttcaCAAATGACCGATACTGAATAGAAATACTAAGTTATACCATAATTAACAAAATGCTGAGTTTGGAATAATGTTACCCCAGTCCTGATGCTAAAACAAGAAGAGGAGAAATctgttgttacatttatttGGCGGGTTTCAGCAGATATCAGAGTTAAAACCTATCACCCCGTATTCCGGACTTCCACGCTGGAGTTATCTCCCTTGCTATTTTACATATCAATCAACAAAAAAGGGGGGTGGCTGAAACCCCCAATAACTACCCGTCACACACTCCCCTTCAAAACTGAATGTCGCCCcgacatttacaaaataaaacactgaaaatcaaatttgttgCCATGACAATCAAAATCACAATTATTCAACTGACCTATGTCATTCAATTTGTAACATATGTTCTAGTCTACACACCAAATATGTTTACAATTGGCCAAATTGCAAACGGAGACTTTAAAGAAACAAAGATATGAAACTAAAACACTGAGGTTACAATTCAGAGTAGTACATACTACTTAAAACAGTCTCTTTCATCACCATGTTAATTCTTTAAAACACACTGATAGTAGTAAATACTACTTGAACAGTCTTTATCATCACAAAGTGCAGTCTCTGtataaacagaaaaattaaaacacaactTTACACAAATATCTCACAGTCCACTTTTAGGGTTTGTACAAACGATGGTTTTCCCAGTTGGTCATATGTGAGTTTCCTGGGAACTTTAGTTGCTCTTCTTGGTCTGTACCTGTGGTCTTCGGTTCCACTGGAGCCGCTGTTACCCGGGGTATTTGTTTCCACTAGTTCGTCATGCAAATATGGATCTTCCCCACCATCCAGACCACTTGAACTATGAGCTGACTGGAAACTATCCGCTGAACTGTGTGAAATCAACACAGGTTCCACGGGGTTGTCTGTAGGATTCCTCACTTCAACAACTGAATCTGAAGAGTCACTTCCTGTCCTGCACTGCTGCGGAGTGAATGGTTTGGCATTCGGATTTAGAGGGATTTCAGTAATCTCAATGAATCCATCAGAATCTGAGGAACTACTGTCAGCGTCATAGACTGGGACGTCTTGTTTGCTGGGTTTTTTTGGTCTGCAGGATTTCCTGTCGTTATCCATGGACTCTATTGGTAGAGAGTTGCACTGTCTCAGGAGGTTCCTGTGAAGTCGCCTTATTCCACCCTGTCCGGATCTCTTCCTCACTTCATAAACTGGTGTCTCCTCATTCACCTGCTTCACAACAACATATATATCCTGCTCCCAGAATGATCTTAACTTTCCAGGACCTCCCTTCTCTAAAAGGTTCTTCACTAAGACGTGGTCTCCTGGATGTAACCGTGCACTCAAAAGTCCTTTGTCATGTTGTTGTTTTCCTTTTTCAGTCATTCTTCCTGCTTGTTGTGATGCCAATTTGTAAACCTCTTCCATGCGGTCTCTCCACTGAGCCACATATTGGGAATAGGTCTGTTTTCTAGTCGGCTGTTGCAGGTCTGGAAATACCAAGTCAATGGGTAATGTGGGGTGTCGCCCAAACATTAGAAAGAATGGTGAATAACCTGTGGTTTCATTCTTCGTGCAGTTGTAGGCATTAACAACTTTATTCAGATGTGATTTCCAATCCAGTTTCCAAGATGGCTCTAAAGTCCTCAACATCTGTAATAGCGTCCTATTAAAGCGTTCCACTTGTCCATTCCCCTGTGGGTGGTACGGTGTGGTCCGAGAGCCTTTGACCCCACAAATTCTTTGCATCTCAAAGAAAAATCTGTTCTCAAATTCACGTCCTTGATCATGGTGTAATCTGCTTGGCATCCCAAATTTTAGCACAAAGTCGTTGAAGACCTTCTCTGCAGCAGTTTTTCCCGACTTGTTCCTTGTTACATACACCTGTGCAAAGCGGGTATAATGGTCCATCACAACAAGTATATACTCAAAACCACCCTTGCAGCGCTCTAAATGGAGAAAATCAATTGACACAAGTTCTAACGGACAAGTGCTGGTAATTGGCTGCAGTGCTGCTTTGCGTTGGACATGAGGCTTTTTGTCCTTGATGCACTGACACTCCTGAGTAACATACCGCTCTATCTCGGAACTCATATGAGCCCAATAGAACCGATCCCTCACAGAGCTCAAAACTCTTTCAGCTCCTAAATGTCCTAAATCATTATGTAAATGCTTCAGAACTAGTTTCCGAAAACATTTCGGTAGCACTACCTGTTGAATTATTCCCTCTCGTGGGTATGAAATTTCTCTTCTCAACAGTCCATTCTCTACTTTCAATTTGGCCCATTCACGCAGTAGGCACTTTGCAGCTGGGCTCCATCCCTTTGTTACTTGCTTGGTAGGTTTTTCCCCCTTCTGAACCCAGAGTAGGACTGTACCTATGTCTTCATCATTGCGCTGTTCCTTTGCCAGAGTATTGTTGTCAATAATAGGTAGGGATGCCCCCTGAATCAACTGCTCTTCTACTGCTTCAGCCTCCTTGACAGGTGTGCTAATGCTGCTACAGGTAGGCTCATCTAGTCTCACTGCTGACACAATGGCATCAATTGTATCTGGAGAACACCTTTCGGTAAACTGAGATACATCAAGTGGCATGCGGCTGAGTCCATCGGCGTCACAGTTTCTCACACCTGGCTTATAATGGATGTGAAATCGAAAATCTGCCAACATGGACACCCACCTTAATCTAGTAGCATCCAACTTTGGGGCCGTAAAAATATACCGTAAAGGGTTATAGTCACTGTACACTTCGAAGTGAGGAGCGTAATATAAATAATCACGAAATCGTTCAGTGACGGCCCACTTGAGTGCGAGGAATTCTAATTTCCCTGAGTGAAGATGGTAGTTCTGTTCAGCAGGCGTCAACGTCCTGGATGCGTATGCGACTACTGCTAACTTTCCATGGTCCTGCTTCTGGTAGAGAATC
This genomic window from Crassostrea angulata isolate pt1a10 chromosome 8, ASM2561291v2, whole genome shotgun sequence contains:
- the LOC128159549 gene encoding protein bicaudal D homolog 2-like isoform X2, which encodes MSEINTSDLTPDELRREIERLQVELQETTQEKVQAAEYGLAVLEEKERLRLQIEEIEGHYETVKHELDCAKEALSKHQDTFRKQQKSGIHHEDSVLQEAATREESYKSTLIEYETELKTCKQALERFSSENERLNSALLECQQHNDSLEEQRRQIKNEIREYKIRENRNLVDYAELEDENINLQKQVSQLKQSQVEFEAMKHEVKRLQEEADDLNVQLDDAVNLKKIVDKNYEEAIAALQHEREQKHALKKELDTRLNQESMFNLSNLAQLGGLTEGLPRSMHQDNGVAPEEDDSENPSLRRLQADFKKDDTKSPVKPGPGKVNDILSEIQENEVKKLEQLLEQSESEKSELQNALEEAQKLIEDTQRDLIEQKSRADQLKAQISSVISSPESPGVEESLEELIAKESDPEKRALLEMKKNLFSNEKKYSTALSEISHLQSEINKLQEKGHSGSKQGNKEFDSAINDLRSKCNQYEELIKDLEKDLKTMTLAAGEAQGSLNTTQDELVRVTEELAQLYHLVCEVTGETPSRVMLDHAKASSQLARQENGEEKEEEKDDEKSDETSPKTKSKKSKSKKDISSSESKGDPISCYKLSETIMDQVKYLKRAVEHLMEVSRQRGDDSESSDVLELQEQIVKLKAMLSTKREQIATLRSVLKANKSTAEIALANLKQKYENEKVIVTETMMKLRNELKALKEDAATFASLRAIFAKRCDEYVTQLDEQQRQLISAEEEKKTLNSLLRMAIQQKLTLTQRLEDLEFDRERRTMRRQDGGGGRGRSKTASKC
- the LOC128159549 gene encoding protein bicaudal D-like isoform X1, which encodes MSEINTSDLTPDELRREIERLQVELQETTQEKVQAAEYGLAVLEEKERLRLQIEEIEGHYETVKHELDCAKEALSKHQDTFRKQQKSGIHHEDSVLQEAATREESYKSTLIEYETELKTCKQALERFSSENERLNSALLECQQHNDSLEEQRRQIKNEIREYKIRENRNLVDYAELEDENINLQKQVSQLKQSQVEFEAMKHEVKRLQEEADDLNVQLDDAVNLKKIVDKNYEEAIAALQHEREQKHALKKELDTRLNQESMFNLSNLAQLGGLTEGLPRSMHQDNGVAPEEDDSENPSLRRLQADFKKDDTKSPVKPGPGKVNDILSEIQENEVKKLEQLLEQSESEKSELQNALEEAQKLIEDTQRDLIEQKSRADQLKAQISSVISSPESPGVEESLEELIAKESDPEKRALLEMKKNLFSNEKKYSTALSEISHLQSEINKLQEKGHSGSKQGNKEFDSAINDLRSKCNQYEELIKDLEKDLKTMTLAAGEAQGSLNTTQDELVRVTEELAQLYHLVCEVTGETPSRVMLDHAKASSQLARQENGEEKEEEKDDEKSDETSPKTKSKKSKSKKDISSSESKGDPISCYKLSETIMDQVKYLKRAVEHLMEVSRQRGDDSESSDVLELQEQIVKLKAMLSTKREQIATLRSVLKANKSTAEIALANLKQKYENEKVIVTETMMKLRNELKALKEDAATFASLRAIFAKRCDEYVTQLDEQQRQLISAEEEKKTLNSLLRMAIQQKLTLTQRLEDLEFDRERRTMRRQDGGGGRGRSKTASKVSHSHNSYPDDRHGGARSYHHNFRRDY